The Lewinellaceae bacterium nucleotide sequence GGCCAGCAACCAGGAAAAAAAGTTCATTCCCCACTCCTGTTCATCTTCAATCTGCACCGCACCCCGGTAAAATTGTCCTTTTTGATTGACCCAGCCATCATCTATGGAGGCCAGGTATTTACCCAGTTGATATTGTTTCAACCTTGAATGGTTATTGGAAGCATCCCAGAATGCCTCCTTTTCCGTAGGGGTCAGAATTTGTCCTAAAAAAATATGGTTGCTTTTCCAAAGAGAAGTCACCTCATCCTTGTAGGTAGCGTGCTGAACACCTCCCCCCAGCGAATCAGGACAGGGATCTTTTGGCTGCCGGATGCTGCCGTCTTTGCAGAACCACCTAATGCTTTTGTAGGTTCCGCGAGTATCGAGTTTATAAGCCGCGATCCGCGCTGCGATCTTTTCATTGGTTACAGGAGTCTGTCCGTTGATGACGTTTGAAAATCCAGGGGCAAAACCTGCAATTAAAAGGAATAATAGTATTTTTCTCATGGTATATTTTTTATCCACTTATAAGACTCCACTTATGGTCCACAGTAACCTTAAATAGAATTTATTATTTTCCAGGGATTGCTTCCAGGAAAGAAACCTTTGAACGCACCCGGCGATCAAGGCTTTTTTGTGATCAGTAAAAATTCATCCCTCGCCTCCTTCCGAATGCCGGGGAGGACGTCATGTGATTTTTGTTGATCCCTAGTTTGACTGCAAAAAATCGGATTAAGAGGTATCGTCTTAATTAAGCAACACTACGATGCCCGTAACCCCGAATTTTGGGCAAGTATCCCTCAAATAGTTGTTGGCCTCGTACTGGGTTTTGAAGGGCCCCAAAAACATCCTTGTGACCGATTCATTCGGGCGGGTGGATCCTTTTTGCAGGTAAAGGTATTTCATGCCCTTCCTTTGAAGGTCCACAAGGGTCCGCTGCGCATTGGATTCCAAAGTATAGGCGCCCAATTGGATAAAATAGCCTGTTTGTCCCAAGGGTAAATATTTTACGGCTTCAGTCTCCTGTGTGGTGGCAACATTATTTACCGCAGGCGGGGCCGAATAAGTTCTAGGGCTTTCTTTTGGCACCTGTTGGGCTTGCCGGGGCTGTGGTGTTACCTGGGTATTAGCCGGCGAAGTTTCCCCCTTGGCTACGAGTTTATCCCGGGGGGTAGCAATAATCTTACGGGGGGCATTATCATAACTAACCGGATCACGTCCCGTAACATCTGACCAGGTACTCAATACTTTTGGGTTGGTTCGGGAAAACCCCACCACCTGAACATTAACCATCTTTTTTCCCGCTTTGATCAGGTCTAACCTTTCTGCCGCAATCCTGGAAATATCCACTACACAACCTTCACAGAAAGTACCCCGGTCGTTGACCCGAACAATTACAGACATATCGTTATCCTGTCGGGTGACCTTTAACAAGGTGCCAAAGGGATGCGTCTTATGAGCACAGGTAAGTTCCTGCTGGCTGAAGACCTCGCCGGAGGCTGTTTGCCGGCCATTGAGATAATCAGCATAATAAATGGCATAGCCTGTTTCGTAATTGGATTGTGCGGTAAGGTTATAAAAAAACACCCCCGCCAAAAGAAAAGAAAAAAAATATTTCATAGATCGGTAATTGAAGTAATGTTCTTACATAGTTTAACAGGATGGCAAACCTGAATTTTATATAAAACCAGAATCGGCAGCCTTTTAGCTACACATAAGGTAAGCCCCTGACTTACAAAGTTACACAATAAGCATTCAAGATGCAAAACAAGAATTATCTTTAGGCTTTTTACCGAAATAAAGATTGATCAGAAAAGAATAAATGCTCGAATTTACGCCGAATATTATAGATCACATTCTCATTTTCATTATTGGCATTCTTCTGCCTTTAAGGTCTGTGAAGGCCCAGGATATGTTGAAAAAAATAACCTTCACCCCCATAATGAAAAGCAGATTGTACCTGGGTAATAGCCTGAGTTTATGGATCATGGCAGGCATTCTGGCGGGCATCAACTGGTTTATGGGCCGGCCTCCCGTCGATTTTGGTTTACACTGGCCGCCAGCGTCCTTGAATTCCTATGCTTTCTGGGCCCTTGGAGGATTTGTCCTTTTATACGGTTTTGACCTGGTTTATGAAACGAGCTTCCCGAAAACACGAAAAAAAACCATAACCGAGTGGCAGGAAAATATTCCTTTTTTGCCGGTTTCATTCGGGGAATTCAAGCAATTCATCCCGTTGGCGCTCACGGCCGGAATTTGCGAGGAATTTATCTTCCGAGGTTATTTTATTACCTATTTTTATAATCTGGTCGGCCAGAATTTCGCCTATCTCGCCATTATCATCCCTACCCTCATTTTTGCGCTGGTGCACCAATACCAGGGCAAAAAAGCCATGATCAAAATATTTTTTATGGCCATTTTTTTTGGACTGATCTACTATTTTACAGGCTCATTGTGGCAAGTGATGCTCCTCCATTTTTTCGTCGATCTGATCGGTGGTTTTTTAGCTTGGCAACTGCTGAAAAATGCTCCCGCACCTTCGAAACCCGTCATGGACGATGAAGGATTCCAGGAATATCCTCCCGAAATTTCCGATGAAAACTCCGGATTCCCGGAAAATGAGGAAGACTAAAAAAGGTTTCCACATGCCAGGAGGAAAAGAAAACCACATTTTAGTTCATATTCCATTTCATCCTTGTGTCCTGCTATCCTTTCACTCCTTCCAAAATTTCGCTTCAATTTTCTCAGCCAATACCCGCGCATGCCCTTCCCTGGATTCAAAAGACCATCCCCCGATATGGGGCGAAAGCACCACGTTCTCCGCCTGTTGCAGATAATGAAAAGGGGCAGGCAAATGATCAAAGTCCAGGAATTCGAAGGAAGTTTCCTCATACTCCAGCACATCCAGTGCGGCTCCCCTCACCTTACCGGTTTTCAGGTGCTCCACCAAAGCGGCCGTATCTAACACCAAGCCACGAGCGGTATTCACCAGGAAAATGGGTTTTTTAAAATTATGCAAAAAAGCATCATCCACAAAATGGTGATTGGAGGGCATATACGGAATGTGAAGGCTCAGTATATCACTTTTTTCAAAGAGCGTCTCCAGGCTTACCTCTCGAGCATTTTCGTCCCCATAACCGGTAAGATACTTATCGTAAGCGATCACCTCAGCTTCGAATCCTTTCAATCGCCGGGCAAAGGCGCGGCCCATATTTCCGTAACCCAAAATGCCAACGGTTTTGCCCTTGATCTCCCAGGCCCGGTTGGCTTCACGGAACCAATGACCTTCCCGAATCTGCCGGTCCCCCCTGGCCAGGTTGGCCATTAAAGCGATCAGCAAACCAATAGTATGTTCCCCTACCGCATCGCGGCTGCCCTCAGGAGAAGTGATCACCGTAATCCCCTTTTCCGCAGCGTATTCCAGGTCGATATGTTCGGTACCGACTCCTTCGCGGGCGACAAAGGAAAGATTTTTGGCTTGTTCCAGAAGAGACCTGTCCACCGCTACCCTGCTGCGGATCACAATACCGAAATAGGCATTTATTTTGGCTTCGAGCTCGGTTTTTGAACTTTCCTCATCCAGTTCACATTCAAAGCCCAGCTGGGTGAGTCTTTGCTCCAGGTAAGGATGGGCCTTATTGATAAACAGCACTTTACGCTTCATATTCATTTTTTTCATAAAAGGAAGTCAAGGTTTTTTTTGTCCAAATTTTCAAACAGTAATCCGGCTGTTCATCACTATTTAATTTCAAACCTGTCATTGTTAACAAAAAAATAACATCACTATTGGAGAATAAAATTATTAAAGTGTATATTTGTTTTCACCTTTTAAAAGATAAGGTTTTTTTACCAATGCAATATTTTGGAAATTAACTTTATCCCACAGCAACTTATCTCAATGGAAAACTTCATTTTGCGTGGATCAATCTCTGATTGAAGCGACACTCATAAATGCAAGTACCTGCTTATCTCCAAAACGATTACCCACAGTTTTCGGCGTATGCAAATATGCCCGTAATCATAATTAATCTGAAATAAAAACACGCCTTATTTTTTAATGTTTTAAAAAATAAGATTATGAGGTTGTTTTACACCATTATTCCAATTGTTTGCCTATTGGCCAACGTCGCTTTTTCACAAAACAATGACTGCATCAATGCCGAAGTTATTTGCAGCAGCAGTCAGATCGCCTACAATCCTGCCGGTCCCGGTGTGGATGATTTTGCTGACCCTGACAATGATTCCGGTTGTCTCATCGCGGATGAACACCAAAGTGCCTGGTACTATTTTGAATTCCGGTCGGACATGCCGCCCAACAGTATCCTCGAGTTTGTCATCAGCCCTTTAGCCGGAGCCGGTGAAGATTATGATTTCGCCATTTATGGCCCCGACCCGCATTGTGATAACCTGGGCGCGCCGGTTCGTTGTTCTTTTGCCAACAGCTTTTGTTTCTACTGTCCTGTGACCGGCCTCGGTAATGGCACCGTTGACGTCAGCGAACCACCCTCAGGAGATGGTTTTGTTGCACCTCTGGTCGTCCAGCCCGGCGAGGGGTATTACCTACTAGTGGATAATTACGACAACAGTTCCGAGGGATTTGAACTCACCTGGGGCGGTGGAGCCTCCGTTTATCTCGACTGTACCGCTACTCCGGAATGTAACATCCAGTTGTCACAGGAAGGGCCGCTCGATCTTTGCCCCTCACCTGCCGATGTAGCCATGCCCGTTTCCATCAGCGGGCTGGATGGCAATGAAACCTATCTATGGACCGCCACTGGCGGCGGATCGGCCTTTCTCTCGGCCACCAATGTGGGTGTACCTATGCTCAGTATTCCTCCCGGAACTTCAGGAAGTTTTGTTTATACGCTGACCGTTTCCAATCCGGCGTGCCAGAAGAGCATCGATATTACCGTCAACGTCACCGCATCCATTGGAATTACCATTACCGGTGATACGGAAGCCTGTGCCGGCGAACAAATATCACTATCCGTTCCCGGAACCTTTTCTTCCTACAATTGGTCATCCGGAGGGGCCGGATCAGGCATCAACGTCAACACTTCGGGTAGTTATTCGGTGCAGGTGACTGATGCCGCCGGTTGCGTGGGTTCCCAGTCGGTTACTGTCGTTTTCCACCCCTTGCCGACGCCACAAATTACTGGGGATCAGACCATTTGTGAAGGAGAGGTCGCTGCTTTCGATGCGGGCCCCGGGTATTCAGGGTATTCCTGGAGCAGCGGAGGCAACCAGCAAACCCTCTCTACCTCCGCGCCGGGGAACTTTTCGGTCACCGTCACAGATGACAACGGATGCCAGGGAAGTGATGCCATTTCCCTTCAGGTTTCCCCTCCACCGGCGGTGACCATAAGTGGAGACGCCTTCCTTTGCAAAGGGGAAAGCACGTCCCTTACCGCGACCCCGGGGATGGCGGCCTATTTATGGAGCACAGGAGCACAAACCCCCTCCATTGCCGTAACGAATGGAGGAACCTATGAGGTTGAAGTGACTGATCCAAACGGATGTTCAGGCAGTGGAGAAGTTGTGGTACAAATCTCAGACATCCAGGTGGAACTCACCAGGGAAGACCCTACCTGTTACGGGGATGCAAATGGTTTTATCCGCATCGATGATGTAAAAGGAGGTTTTCCTCCTTATCAGTATAGCTGGGATGGAGGATTATTCGGCCATACAAACATGTTGTCATCTCTTGGTTCCGGGGTTTACGCCCTTAACGTGGTAGATGCCGCCGGTTGTGAAGTGGAGCAGGACATCAACATTTTTGAAGGATTTGATCTTATCCTCGACCTTGGAGAAGACCGCTTTATCAAACTTGGAGAGGAAGTACACGTCAGTGCCCAGCTCAACATCCAGGAAGCAGAAATTTCAACCCTCACCTGGTCACCGGAAGGTCTTTTTGACTGCACAGGTTGTCTCGAGTTCGATTATTTTCCCCTGGGCACCACCACCATCAATGCTTTTGTGGAAGACCTTAGGGGCTGTAAAACCGAACACGAGGTCACTATTTTTGTAGACAAAGAGCGGGAAGTTTTTATTCCCAACGCCTTTTCCCCCAATGACGACGGGGTGAATGATATACTTATGATCTATGCAGGTAAGGATGTAGCCGAGATCAAAAGTTTTCGCATCTTCAACCGCTGGGGCAGCCCTGTTTTCGACCTCACAGGATTCCAGCCCAACGATCCGGCTTACGGCTGGAACGGAAAAACGACGGCAGAAATGAACTCCGCCACTTTCATCTACGCCGCTGAAGTGGAATTCATCGACGGAGCCACTAAGTTGTTTACCGGGGATTTTGTGTTGTTGCGGTAAACTGTATCCCAGACATTTGCCTGACTAAAACCGCGGAAGCTTAACACATAGTCACATAGTGCACATAGCCTTATAACAAAAACTATATGCACTATGTGACTATGTGTTTTGAATACCCCCCTACCTTGCCGATATTCGCAACATGTCAGAAAGAAAATTCGTTGGTTACGGGGGATTTTGTGTTGTTGCAGTAAAATCTATCCCAGGCATTTGCCTGACTAAAACCGCGGAAGCTTAACACATAGGCACATAGTGCACATAGCCTTATAACAAAAACTATATGCACTATGTGACTATGTGTTTTGAATCCTTCCCTACATTTCCGATATTCGCAACATGTCAGAAAGAAAATTTTATGCCCTGGGTACTGCGCCACAGGTACCCACGCGAAAACGAAACCAGAACGGTTACTTCCTGAGATGGGATGATCAGGGTTTTCTGTTTGATCCGGGAGAAGGCACCCAGCGACAGATGATCTATGCCAGTATTTCTGCCCATGAAATCACCAAAATTTTCATCACCCATTTTCATGGAGATCATTGCCTGGGGTTGCCCGGCATATTGCAACGCATTTCCCTGGATAATGTATCCCACCCGGTGGAAGTATATTTTCCGGCTTCCGGGATGGAATATTTCAACCGGATGAGGCAGGCCTCTATTTTCCACGACCGGGCCGACATCCGGCCGATGCCTTTTAAAGAAGCCGGGGTTCTTTTTGAAAATGAAAAAATTTCCATCACTACCCTACCCCTGGATCATACGGTGGATTGCTGGGGTTATAGGTTACAGGAACGTGACGGGATTAGCTTTGTTCCCGAAAAGTTGAAGGCACTGGGGCTGGAAGGACCGATAGTCGGACAACTAAAAAAAGAGGGCAGCATTACAGTGAGCGGAAAGCAGATATCGCTGGAAGCCGTGAGTGTGCCAAAGCCTGGTCAATCCTTTGCCTTTATACTCGACACCAGGGTTTGTGACAATGCCGTGCGTTTGGCGCAGAATGTCGACCTAATGGTCTGCGAAGCCACTTTTTTGAACGAACACCGACAGGAGGCACATGATTTCGGGCACCTTACCGCAGCACAAGCCGCAAAGATCGCCGCGAATGCCGGAGCCCGGTGGCTGACGCTCACCCATTTTTCACAACGGTACCAGGATGAGGAAGCTTTTGCCAGGGAAGCCAAACCATTATTCGAGCATGTTGTTTGTATGAAGGACGGCGATATCGTTGAAATGCCCAAAAGAAAAACATGAAGGATATGATCAGAAAATATATTTTAGTCTCAGTCTTTATGATGGCCGTATCCATGGCTATCGGGCAATACGATTTTTCCATCAACGGAAAATCCATCCTGGATCTGCAAAATGAATCTTCGGCTCCTTTAAAAATTACCCTCCCCATTTTTCATGCCATGCCTTTATTGGAGGACGATCCTCAGCGGGTTGATTTCCCCGGATTGGAACAACAGTTACTGGCGCCTTATAATATCGATGAAATTCCTTTTTTCTGCCGGTTGGAAGTCAAAATTGAAAAGAGACTTCGTGTTCCATTTAAATTCAGGCTCGGCGAGGTGCATTATACCGAAAGTATGGAAGGAAAATACTGATTTTCATCCTTAGCTGAAAAAATTATTTTTTTTATTATTTTATTTTTTACTGCAAATTTTCATTAAAAACGCTACATTTGACTTCAAATTTAGGTTCAACTTTAGATTTTTGACCTGTTTTTTCGAAATTACCGTGTAAAAATCGATAATTTCTTAAAAATTAAAAAAAACTAATATGTTGTTCTTTTGCATCTAACCAATCATAAACCGGCTTCCAGGTCACGATGAAATAAGACCATCTTTTTTTACAATTTTGAATTAATCAACCCCTTAATTTCCATTTTCGAGGATAAGTTTTCGAATATTTCCAGTTTTTCCTGACCAAATTAACCGTAAAAAAAATGAGGTTGTTAAGCCACCTCGTATAAGGTTTCATTTTTCATTTACTTCAATCAACATTCAAACATCAATGAGTCATTCAAGATTTAGTGCAATTGAAAACATTCTCACCAGGACGGAGGATGATTTCGTTCAGATCAACGATCCTAAAGAAAAAATTTCTTCTTATTTCGGCAGTCTTGTTTTTAATGACGCTAAAATGAAGGAATATCTTACAGAAAAATCATACAAAAACGTAAAACAGGCCATTGATTCGGGAGCAAAGATTTCCCGAAAAGATGCCGACATTGTGGCGGAAGCCATGAAACGTTGGGCTATGGATCATGGAGCTACCCACTTTACCCACTGGTTTCAGCCCCTTACCGGAAGGACCGCTGAAAAACACGATTCCTTTTTTACGCTAAAGCCTGACGGCAGCTTTTTGGAAACCTTCAGCGGGGACAGGCTGGCTCAGCAGGAACCTGACGGCTCGAGTTTCCCGGGCGGTGGACTGCGTTCCACTTTTGAGGCGCGCGGTTATACGGCATGGGATCCTTCTTCTCCTGCCTTTATCATTGAAATGAGTGACGGGAAAACGCTGTGTATCCCCACCATATTTGTAACCTACAGCGGGGAAGCCCTCGATTACAAACTTCCACTGCTCAAATCCCAGGCCTTCCTGGAACAGGCTGCTGTTCCTGTATGTAAATTATTCGATCGAAAAGTAGATAAGGTCTTTGTTACCCTGGGATGGGAGCAGGAATACTTCCTGGTAGATGAAGCTTTGTACCACGCCCGACCCGACCTCGTCATGACCGGCCGCACCCTGCTGGGCAAACACAGCCCGAAAGGACAGCAGCTCGATGATCATTATTTTGGAACCATTCCACAGCGGGCCTACGCTTTCATGCGCGACCTGGAGATCGAATGTCACAAACTGGCCATTCCGATCACTACCCGGCACAATGAAGTAGGTCCCGGCCAGTACGAGTTTGCTCCGATTTTCGAGGATGTCAATGTTGCCGTAGACCACAACCAGCTGCTGATGGATTTGATGGACCGGGTGGCCCAGCGTCATAGGCTGAGGGTATTGTTGCACGAAAAGCCATTCGCCGGAGTGAACGGTTCCGGGAAACACAACAACTGGTCAATGGCCACGAATACAGGTAAGAACCTCTTGTCTCCTGGAGAAATCCCTGGCAAAAACCTGATGTTCCTGACATTCTTTGTCAATACCATCATGGCTGTTTACAAACATGCCAATCTACTCAGGGCCAGTGTAGCTTCAGCTTCCAACGACCATCGTCTTGGAGCCAATGAAGCGCCTCCTGCGATCATTTCTGTTTTCCTTGGAGAAACTTTGACCAGGGTATTGAATGACGTTTTGAAAGGAGGGGCAGTAGACTCTGCCGATGTTAAAAAAGTACTCGATTTACTGAGCAAGGTGCCGAGCCTGGAAAAAGATAATACGGACCGTAACAGAACTTCTCCATTTGCGTTCACCGGTAATAAATTTGAGATCAGGATGGTCGGTTCTTCCATGAACTGCGCCGCCCCGATGACGATCATGAATACCATCGTTGGTAAACAACTGGAGGAATTCTATGCCGATGTACAGTCTATTGTGGATAAGGAGGGTGTCAAAGTGAACACAGCTGCCCTTAAAGTCATCAAAAAATACATCAAAGAATTCCAGCCCATTCTTTTTGAAGGGGACGGTTACAGCGATGAGTGGAAAAAAGAAGCTGCCAAACGCGGCCTCGCCAACACACCAAACACCCCTGACGCCCTCGAAGCTTATATGTCTGAAAGTTCAAAGGCATTGTTTAAACACAGCCAGGTTTTTTCCGAAAAGGAACTGGAAGCTCACTATGATGTGATGTGTGAAAACTATACGCTTAAGGTACAGATTGAAGCCAGGGTCATGGGAGAACTGACGTTAAACCATATTGTACCTGCTGCTGTGAAGTACCAAAACGTACTCCTTGATAATGTACTCAGTATGAAGGAACTCGGCTTACCGGAAGCTGATTATGCGGGCCAGCTGGATGATATCAAGCGCATTTCACATCACGTCAGAGAAATCAGAAAAGAGGTGGAAGCCATGATCAACGAGCGTAAGAAAGCGAACAAAATCGAACATGCTCCTGAAATGGCAAAGGCTTACTGCAATAAGGTGAAACCTTACATGGAAACGATTCGTTACAACGCTGACAAATTAGAATATATCATTGACGATCAGGATTGGCCAATGGTTAAGTACCGTGAGTTGATGTTTGTGAAATAAATTCCCCTTCTCTCATTAACGTGAAACGACCCGAATTTTGCCTAAAAGTAAAGTCCGGGTCGTTTTTTTTCTGTTCCGGGGTTGAAGGAATGTGGACTTTGCCAATTTTACCGCTTTAAAATGGCATTTAATCCGGCATAGCCTCCGGCATTATAAACCTCTACCCCTCTGCGCTTTAGTAAATTGGTCGCCATTTCACTTCTCCGCCCGCTACGGCAATAGGCCAGCACCACCTTTTTTTGTTTTTTTATGTCCTCAGCCACCTCGTTGATCATTCCCAAAGGGATATTTACGGCACCGAGAATGTGGCCCGATTCAAACTCCTGTTCTGTACGAACATCCAGGATCAATGCCCCTTTTTTTACTTTGGCTCTGATCGACTCGGCAGATTCGATTTCAGGGCCGCCAAATAATTTTTTCAGAAAACTCATTGGTGTTAATTTTTTGTGCTGCAAAGTTCATCATTCTACAACTGAACTCCGGTGACCTTTGTCACATGGTCAACAATTGATGGAACGATAATGCCGTACTGCAGGTCGGGTTGTTCAAAGTAGTTCAAATGGTTCCAGGTGTTCAAGTTGAGCGAAGCAGTATCCCTTACCGGTGGTCTGGAAAGTTCAATCTTTCTAATCCCCTTTCGCTGACTCAAAGCAATTAAATGGTTGTAATACCGGCTGTTCAGAGCAGTCAAAAAATTGGTATTTGTGACAATTATCACCGATTTAAGGTTAAAAATGCCTGTTTTTTGCCTTTGAACTTATTCCGAAAAGAAAAACGATTTCATAAAAAAGAATACAATGGGTTACGTCGTACATTTAACATTAGGATTTGGAATGGCATTTTTGGGGCTGGTGCCTCCGGGTATGCTCAATATGACAGCTGTGAGGACCAGCATTGAAAAAGGAATGAAATGCGGACTTCGGTTTTCTGCTGGGGCCGCTTCAATAGTGATCATACAGGCATTTACGGCCCTTACCTTTGCGAAATACCTCAATGCACACCCCGAAATATTTGATGTACTGAAAAAAGTCGCCACAGGCATTTTCATCCTGCTGGCTGTTTTTTTCTTTACCCAGGCAAGAAAACAATTCAAGGCTCAGGGCAAGCAAAAAAAAGGCAACAGTTTTTACACCGGCATGCTGATGTCATCTTTGAATGCACTGGCCATTCCCTTTTATTTTGGTTACAGCTCGATCATGGAAGCCAAAGGGCTGATCATTTTGCAACACCCCTATATTACCGTTTTTGTATTAGGAGCTGTGATCGGGGCCTTCGCGCTTTTTGCTACTTATGCCAAATTCGCTGAAGTCATTGTAAAACGTGCCCAATTCATTGCCAAAAACATCAATTATATCCTTAGTGCCTTGTTTGTTGCTTTAGCGGTAATTCAAGCAATCAGCTTTTTTTGATAATTTTTTTTAAAAAATATACAAATTCCTTGCATTACGTTTATTTAATCCATACGTTTGCAACAGCGAAACAAAAATAATTTTGATGAAAGCTCATTTGAACAATAACTATTTTTTTGGTTTTTACTTTTACGCTCAACCGTAAGGGACTACCAAATTTTGTTCATCTGAGAAAAGATATAAAATAGGAAGTCCCGTTCAACCGGGACTTTTTTTTTGTGCTCAAATCAATTAAAACCATGCTTAAAAAATCAAGTTTTTTTAATTATTTCTTTTTTTACTTTTTTAGCAATGCGTAGCAGGGCTTGATTTGCTGTACAATTAACACAAATAAAGGCCCCGCACATGGGGCTTTTTTTTTATCTAAAAATAAACAAAATGGTAAGGCCGGAACAAGACATTGAGATCATAACAAAAACAAAGCCCTCCCTAAGGGTAGCCATCCAGGGTTATGCCGGGGCATTTCACGACATCGCCTCCAGGCTTTGTTTCAAAGACCACGATATTGATGTGGTGCCGGCACATACCTTTGAAGAGCTGGTGGAAAAGCTGGAAACAGACACCACCATTGATGCCGCCCTGATGGCCATCGAAAATACCCTGGCAGGAAGCCTTATGCACAATTACTCTTTGCTCAATGAATCGCAACTGACCATCTCCGGGGAAGTTTTCCTACGCATCAAACAAAACCTCATGGTGCTGCCAGGTGTCAAACTCGAAGACCTCAAGGAAGTGCACTCCCACCCGGTAGCCATTGAGCAATGTCGCAAATTTTTCATACAACACCCTCACATCCGACTCGTCGAAACCGTGGATACCGCCCTGAGCGCCAAAAACATCCTGGACCATAACCTCACCGATACAGGAGCCATTGCCAGCACCCTGGCGGCCGATCTATACGGTATGGAAATCATCGCGGAAAGTATTGAAACGCATCATAAAAATCATACCCGTTTTTTGGTTCTCAGGCGTAACAGCCATTTCATGGAAGATCAAAAAGCCAATAAAGTTTCCATCAGTTTTTCTCTCACTCACGAAGTGGGAAGCCTGCATAGCGTTTTAGCCCTGATGGCTGCCTATAATCTTAACCTGACCAAAATCCAGTCCACTCCCATAATAGGTAAACCCTGGGAATACATGTTTTTCGTGGATTTTGTAATGGGCGGGAAGATCAGTTTTGAACAAGGGATCGGAGCCATTCGCCCCATCACCCAAAATTTAAAGGTCCTCGGTGCTTATCCTATTGGTCAGCATCATGATTATTGACCCTGCATAATCAACCAGAAAAATCATAAGATAATACCACTAAAATTTATCAAACCATGACTCAACCGAATCTGCATATTTTGCCCCCCATACCTGAAATTAAAACAGCAAGCCGGCTAGGAGAAGTGAAAGAATACTATTTTTCCCAAAAATTACGCCAGATCGCACAAATGAGGGGAGAAGGGAAAAACATACTCAACTTAGGCATTGGCAGTCCGGACCTGTCTCCTGCGCCGGAAGTGATCGATGAATTTACAACCCGGATCAGGCAGGAGGATAATCACGGATACCAAAGTTATAATGGCATCCCGGAATTGAGGCATGCCTTTTCCAGTTGGTACGCCCAATGGTTCAGTGTGCAGCTCGATCCTGAAAATGAAATCCTGCCTTTGATCGGTTCCAAGGAAGGTATCATGCATATTGCCATGACTTTCCTGGAAGCGGGCGATGAAACTTTGGTACCCAATCCGGGATACCCGTCCTACAGCGCCGTTTCGAAACTTGCCGGGGCCACCCTCCGCGAATACAAACTCGAAGAGCACAATGGATGGATGCCCGATCTCGATGCCCTGGAGCAGCAAGACCTGAGCAAAGTAAAAATCATGTGGGTCAGTTACCCGAATATGCCTACCGGGGCAAATGCCGACGATGATTTTTTCACCAGGCTGATCCGGATCGCCCGAAAAAATGCTTTCCTGATCGTCAAT carries:
- a CDS encoding glutamine synthetase III; its protein translation is MSHSRFSAIENILTRTEDDFVQINDPKEKISSYFGSLVFNDAKMKEYLTEKSYKNVKQAIDSGAKISRKDADIVAEAMKRWAMDHGATHFTHWFQPLTGRTAEKHDSFFTLKPDGSFLETFSGDRLAQQEPDGSSFPGGGLRSTFEARGYTAWDPSSPAFIIEMSDGKTLCIPTIFVTYSGEALDYKLPLLKSQAFLEQAAVPVCKLFDRKVDKVFVTLGWEQEYFLVDEALYHARPDLVMTGRTLLGKHSPKGQQLDDHYFGTIPQRAYAFMRDLEIECHKLAIPITTRHNEVGPGQYEFAPIFEDVNVAVDHNQLLMDLMDRVAQRHRLRVLLHEKPFAGVNGSGKHNNWSMATNTGKNLLSPGEIPGKNLMFLTFFVNTIMAVYKHANLLRASVASASNDHRLGANEAPPAIISVFLGETLTRVLNDVLKGGAVDSADVKKVLDLLSKVPSLEKDNTDRNRTSPFAFTGNKFEIRMVGSSMNCAAPMTIMNTIVGKQLEEFYADVQSIVDKEGVKVNTAALKVIKKYIKEFQPILFEGDGYSDEWKKEAAKRGLANTPNTPDALEAYMSESSKALFKHSQVFSEKELEAHYDVMCENYTLKVQIEARVMGELTLNHIVPAAVKYQNVLLDNVLSMKELGLPEADYAGQLDDIKRISHHVREIRKEVEAMINERKKANKIEHAPEMAKAYCNKVKPYMETIRYNADKLEYIIDDQDWPMVKYRELMFVK
- a CDS encoding rhodanese-like domain-containing protein is translated as MSFLKKLFGGPEIESAESIRAKVKKGALILDVRTEQEFESGHILGAVNIPLGMINEVAEDIKKQKKVVLAYCRSGRRSEMATNLLKRRGVEVYNAGGYAGLNAILKR
- a CDS encoding LysE family transporter; its protein translation is MGYVVHLTLGFGMAFLGLVPPGMLNMTAVRTSIEKGMKCGLRFSAGAASIVIIQAFTALTFAKYLNAHPEIFDVLKKVATGIFILLAVFFFTQARKQFKAQGKQKKGNSFYTGMLMSSLNALAIPFYFGYSSIMEAKGLIILQHPYITVFVLGAVIGAFALFATYAKFAEVIVKRAQFIAKNINYILSALFVALAVIQAISFF
- a CDS encoding prephenate dehydratase, producing the protein MVRPEQDIEIITKTKPSLRVAIQGYAGAFHDIASRLCFKDHDIDVVPAHTFEELVEKLETDTTIDAALMAIENTLAGSLMHNYSLLNESQLTISGEVFLRIKQNLMVLPGVKLEDLKEVHSHPVAIEQCRKFFIQHPHIRLVETVDTALSAKNILDHNLTDTGAIASTLAADLYGMEIIAESIETHHKNHTRFLVLRRNSHFMEDQKANKVSISFSLTHEVGSLHSVLALMAAYNLNLTKIQSTPIIGKPWEYMFFVDFVMGGKISFEQGIGAIRPITQNLKVLGAYPIGQHHDY